Below is a window of Armatimonadota bacterium DNA.
GCGTTCTTCCAGCTGGTCCACCAGGCGGGCCGCCCGCACGTAGCCGATCTTCATCTTGCGCTGCAGCAGCGACACCGAGCCGTACCCCGCCCGCACCACCAGGCGGGCGGCCTCCTCCAGCAGGGCGTCCCCGTCGCCGTCGCCGGACTCGGTGGCCTGCTCGGCGGCCAGCAGGTCCTGGTCGAACGCCGGGCGGCCCTGGGCCTTCCACCAGGCGACCAGCGCCTGGATCTCGCTGTCGGCGATGAACGCGCCCTGGGCGCGGGTGGGCCGCGCCGCCCCGATGGGCAGAAACAGCATGTCCCCCTTGCCCAGCAGTTTTTCGGCGCCCGGCGCGTCCAGGATGGTGCGGCTGTCCACCTGGCTGCTGACGGCAAAAGCGATCCGGGAGGGGATGTTGGCCTTGATGAGGCCCGTGATCACGTCCACCGACGGCCGCTGGGTGGCCACCACCAGGTGGATGCCGGTGGCCCGGGTCATCTGGGCCAGCCGGCAGATGACGTCCTCGAAGTCGGCGGGGGCCACCATCATCAGGTCGGCCAGCTCGTCCACCACGATGACGATGTAGGGCAGCCGTTCCCCGCCCGGGATCTGGTTGTAGGTCTGGATGTTGCGGGTGCCGGTGGCCGCAAACCGCTCGAAGCGCTCTTCCATCTCCCGCAGCATCTCCCGCAGGGCGCCGGCGGCGGCCCGGGGGTTGGTCACCACCGGGGCCAGCAGGTGCGGGATGTTGGCATAGTGGGCGAACTCCACCCGCTTGGGGTCGATGAGCAGCAGCCGCAGGTCCAAAGGCGTGCACCGGAACAGCAGCCCGGCGATGATGGCGTTGAGCATCACCGACTTGCCCGACCCCGTGGCGCCCGCAATCAGCAGGTGGGGCATCTCGGTCAGGTCGGCGACGATGGGATGGCCGGCGATGTCCTTGCCCAGGGCCACCACCAGGGGACCCTGGGCGCGCTGGTACTCCTCGCTGCCGAGGATCTCTTTGATGTGCACCAGGGCCGTCTTCTGGTTGGGGACCTCGATGCCCACCGCCGACCGGCCCGGGATGGGACCCTCGATGCGCACGCTGCCGCTGGCCAGGGCGAGGGCGATGTCGTTAGCCAGGCTGCTGATCTTGCCCACCCGCACCCCCGGCGCCGGCTGGACCTCAAAGCGGGTCACCACCGGCCCCTGCTCCCAGCGCACGACCTTGACCTCCACCCCGAAGCTGGCCAGGGTCTGCTCCAGCAGGCGCGCCGTCTCGGCGGGGTCGGAGCGGCTGCGGCCGCGAGACGCCGCCGGCAGGTCTGCCAGCAGCGACAGCGGCGGCAGCGCGTAGCCGCCGGTGGGCACCTGCAGGTCCAGGGACTCCTGCTGGGCCTGCGCCGGAGGCTGGCCGGACCCGCGGCCCCTCCGGGCAGACCGGGCCCGCGCCGGTGCGGGCGGAGGCTCCAGGTTCTCCGTCGCCCGCCCGACCACGGGAGGAGCCTCCGGGGCTGGAGCGGGAGTGGCGGACGCGGGCGCCGGAGACGCGGGATGTGACAGAGCCGATTCCACGACCCGCGCGCGCTCGGCCACCACCGCCCGCGCGCGACGTCCGGCGTCCGCGACCCGGCGGGCGGAGGCGACCACCCCGTCAACCACGGCCGCCGCCAGCGCCCGCGCGGCCACGCCCAGGGCCGCCGTCGCTGCCACCACCCCTCGGACGACGGACGTCAGGCCCATCAGAGCCGCGCCGACCGCCCACCGCAGGGCGGCCCACGCCCCTGCGACGACCACGGCCAGGTCGAACCGACCGGCCCACAGGACCCCCCATGCGGCCAGCAGGGACAGGGCCACCCAGGCGCCGAGATGTCCCAGAGCGCGGCGCAGGCCCCACAGGAGGGCCCCTCCCACAAGGCCGGCCCCTCCACCCCGCAGCCCTTCGGCCAGTTCCGCCCCGGCCGGCACGCGTGCGTGGATGGCCCCCGCCGCCGCGGTCGCCACCAGCGCCACCCCGGCCGCCCGGAGGCCGGTCCCGGACCGGCCCGGTGCGACCAGGAGGGCGATCCCCCCTACGGCCAGGCTGGCGGGAATCAGCCAGGCCAGGCGCCCCAGCAGCAGCCGCTGAACTCGTCCCAGGACCTCGGCCACCCCGGTGGCCCCGGGCACAAAGGACAGCGCCAGCACCAGTCCCCCGACCAGCAGGATCGCGCCCGCCGACCGGGCGCGGGAGCGGGACCGTTTCCTGCGCGCCACGCTACCGTCCTCCTCCGATGACCAGTACCACCGCGCCGGCGGCCACGCAGTAGATGCCGAAGTACCGCAGCTGGCCCCGGCGCACCGCCCACAGCAGCCAGCGGATGGCAGCCGCGCCGCTGGCCAGCGAGACGGCAAAGCCGACCAGCAACTGCGCCGGAGTATAGCCCATCGCCTCGCCCAGGGAAAGGTCCGCCAGCCCCACCAGACCCGCCCCCGCCACCGCCGGGATAGCCGCCAGGAACGACAGCCGGGCAGCGTCATCACGCCGCATCCCCCGCCACAGGGCGGCGGCGATGGTGGTGCCCGAGCGCGACAGGCCCGGGATGATGGAGGCGGCCTGGGCCAACCCGACGGCGACCCCGTCGGCGGCGGTCGCGTCAGTCCAGGCGCGGCCGCTGCGCTCCCGCGCCACCAGGAGGATGAGGCCCGTGGCCATCAGCTGCACGGCGGTGCCGCGCACCGAGCTGAACATCCGCTCCAGCGGGTCCCGGAAGGCGAGGCCGAGGGCGGCGGTGATGGCGGTGATCAGAATGATCACCCAGGCCACGCGCCCGTAGGCTACCAGGGCCGGGTCCGACCGCCGCTGCACCGACAATACCCACCCTGCCACCAGGCGGCGGACGTCGCCCCAGAACAGGATTGCCGCGGCGGCGGCGGTACCCAGGTGCAGGACCGCCTCCAGGAGGATGCCCGGCCGGCGGATTCCCAGCAGCGCTTCGGCAAACAGCAGATGGGCGGTGCTGCTGACCGGGAGAAACTCGGTGAAGCCCTGGACCAGGCCCAGGACAACCATGTTCAGCACGTGCGCGCTCCGACGAGTGGTACGGCGTCAGGCGAATTGGTGTTCGAGGGGACGTTCGGTGCGGAACCGCAGCCTTCCTCCCCTGCCCGACGGGTCATCTCCGCCGAGGAAGGGGGGCATCCAGCCCGCTTTCGCGCGACACTGGCGGGCTCACGTTCGCGCGAATGTGAGCAGTCGGGCTCCTCCCCCGATGCCGCCCGTCGTACTGTCGCGCGAAAGCGCCACAAGCGAC
It encodes the following:
- a CDS encoding DNA translocase FtsK, encoding MARRKRSRSRARSAGAILLVGGLVLALSFVPGATGVAEVLGRVQRLLLGRLAWLIPASLAVGGIALLVAPGRSGTGLRAAGVALVATAAAGAIHARVPAGAELAEGLRGGGAGLVGGALLWGLRRALGHLGAWVALSLLAAWGVLWAGRFDLAVVVAGAWAALRWAVGAALMGLTSVVRGVVAATAALGVAARALAAAVVDGVVASARRVADAGRRARAVVAERARVVESALSHPASPAPASATPAPAPEAPPVVGRATENLEPPPAPARARSARRGRGSGQPPAQAQQESLDLQVPTGGYALPPLSLLADLPAASRGRSRSDPAETARLLEQTLASFGVEVKVVRWEQGPVVTRFEVQPAPGVRVGKISSLANDIALALASGSVRIEGPIPGRSAVGIEVPNQKTALVHIKEILGSEEYQRAQGPLVVALGKDIAGHPIVADLTEMPHLLIAGATGSGKSVMLNAIIAGLLFRCTPLDLRLLLIDPKRVEFAHYANIPHLLAPVVTNPRAAAGALREMLREMEERFERFAATGTRNIQTYNQIPGGERLPYIVIVVDELADLMMVAPADFEDVICRLAQMTRATGIHLVVATQRPSVDVITGLIKANIPSRIAFAVSSQVDSRTILDAPGAEKLLGKGDMLFLPIGAARPTRAQGAFIADSEIQALVAWWKAQGRPAFDQDLLAAEQATESGDGDGDALLEEAARLVVRAGYGSVSLLQRKMKIGYVRAARLVDQLEERGIVGPAQGSNPREVLVGLDELERLLKKS
- a CDS encoding undecaprenyl-diphosphate phosphatase — translated: MVVLGLVQGFTEFLPVSSTAHLLFAEALLGIRRPGILLEAVLHLGTAAAAAILFWGDVRRLVAGWVLSVQRRSDPALVAYGRVAWVIILITAITAALGLAFRDPLERMFSSVRGTAVQLMATGLILLVARERSGRAWTDATAADGVAVGLAQAASIIPGLSRSGTTIAAALWRGMRRDDAARLSFLAAIPAVAGAGLVGLADLSLGEAMGYTPAQLLVGFAVSLASGAAAIRWLLWAVRRGQLRYFGIYCVAAGAVVLVIGGGR